Genomic DNA from Motacilla alba alba isolate MOTALB_02 chromosome 10, Motacilla_alba_V1.0_pri, whole genome shotgun sequence:
GAGGGAACCACTATATATGAATATAAACCACAGAGCTCATTGCAAATATTCAATTTTCCATGCTTTCCTTTCCTAAACACAACTAAAACCAAGCTGAGGGTCTACCACTTACAGTTTGAAACTCTGAAACACAAATATGCCATTTTAAACAGAGTATGTTTTTTGTTTAATCGAGTATGTACTTGAGGGCACTCATGTTTATGAGAACCTTtgatggaaagaaataaaacaaaagaatatgTTTATAAGGCATTGGCTTGAAAATACATTTGCCTTCTTGGAATGAAAGCTCCTTATAATCTTTTGTCTGTACATTCTCTGGACAGACACTAGTATGCCCTACACCAAATACCTGGTAAGTCTACATATTCCATATGAGCATATTCCATATAAACATTTGCATAAGTGCAGTACAGAACCGTGCcatgaaaagaaagattaagTAGATATCCAGGAGTagaggaatagaaaaaaaaaccactgaaatgagaaaatctGGTCATGAATTGAAAGGAAATCTATTATAGGCCCATTTGCATATAATTAGGCCTAAAGAGAAGGCTTGCTGTTTTTCACACTATGCAGCTCTACAAAATTTTGTGAGTTCCTATTCAGCATTTAGAATTATTATGAACTGATTCTCTTAACACTGCCTGCTTTTATTCATATGGCttagtgaaatattttgtgtagAGCCTTCGTTCAGTAAGGAATGTGATTAACCAGGACACCATCACAAAGGTTTTCTTACACTGCCCCTCCTGACACCTTCACAATACAATGCAGGACAGGTTGTAGTTGTGCTGTAAACCACCTTCtctggtttttctgtttttctgaatttaacTGTGTCTGACTAGCATCAAGCACTTGAGATCCCAATTCTTGTATGTCTGTGATCTCAAAGTGTGTCAGCACATGtgactttatttaaaacaaagctaCTTTCAAGAATAAACTATGCACatactaaattttattttgtagccCACAGTGCTGACAGACCTCCTGGAAAGTTTTTATAAAAGCACCCCACAATTCATGGCATGATCTAAGAAGATGGGGGACCAAAACTTCTCTTAAATGGTGACTAACATTTCTCAGAGCACATACTACAACAGGTTTACCAAATGTTGAATGAATATCTGTGTCTTAATTACTTGAATCAGCAGCTTCTCAAGCCAATGGTGTGGCTCCCCACGTTCTTTTAACCAGCGCCCACAGCTGAGTCAGTGGTGACTGCTGGTGGcaaaggagcagagggaagcacTGGCAGGGGCACAGGAATGGGGACGCCCAACATTTGGGAACATGTTTTAGAAGCACCATACAAACAGGCAGTGCtgagaacacaaaaaaaaagagggcaCAGAAATGAGGGTGGCCAACAAGCCCTGTCGTGACCAGCTCTGTGGAGAACAAGCCAGATGACAATTAGAAAGGGGGTCAGTGTATTTTGTCTGTGGGATGAGGGTATAAGAAGTCTCCAGGGCACAGCACTCACCTCACAGGCATTGCTTTGACAGCCCTTCAAAAGGGAAGGCCTGGGGCAGTGGCTGAGGGAAGGCATGAGCGAGGTGGTGGACATTGAGTACTGTGGCCGTTTCTGGGTCCCtcaattcaggaaggacattgagggactggagcaggtccagaggatGTCAACAATCTGGTGAAGGGCTGCCAAGGATGCcaagatggtgaagggcctggagcacaagtcctatgaggaatggctgagggagcacggagggctcagcctggagaaaaagaggctcaggCAGGACCTTATTGGTCaccacaactccctgaaaggacgctgtagccaggtggggcttggggcctcttctcccagacagGACAAAAGGCCACAGTCTCAAGCTGTACCAGGAGAGGCTTTGcttgaatattaggaaaaaattcttcgCAGGAAGGGCGACTAGATATTGAATGAACTGTCCAGGAATCACCGTCCCTGGCTGTGTTTAAAGAGAgactggaggtggcactgagtgccacggTCAGACTGACACGGTGCCGTTGGCACACAGGCTGCATTGGACGGTTCCGGAGCCCCGTCCCCGCCGAACTCATTCCGCGATGTGTGGGGGCTGAGGCGGGGCGCACTGCGCGTGCTCCGCTCTGGCGCATGCGCGGGCCGCGTGTCCGCGCGCGAGCGGCTCGGCTGCGCTCCGGCCCGCGCGCTCCCTGCCCGGGGTCCCGTCCCGCCCGCCGCGGGTCGGCAGCGCCGGGCGGCCGCGGTgcgccgggcggcggcggagcgggagCCCCGCGGGAGGGCGAGACGCGGTGAGTAAGGAGCCGACGGACCCGCGCAGAACAGGGGGGTTGCTGCCCTCCCTCTCGGAGGCGGCGATGGAGGCGGCAGTCTTAAAACTGCTCCCGCTGGACCCGGGAGATGAGGGCACGCAGCGGTGCCGCTTGGGACCTGCCGCGCTCTCCTTCCTGGGAGCCAGGATCGGCGCCCCGCTGAGGATCTCCTTGCCCGGCGGCTGCTGCGTGTGCACGGCGTGGCCCCGGCACGACCTGGCGGACGGGTACCTGCAGGCCgacctgagctgcagcagcgcGGGGCTGGCGGCGCGGGAGCTGCGCGGCCTCTCGCTGAGCGTGGGccggctgcagctgctgccctgcgcACCGCTGCGAGCGGCGGCTCTCAGAGTGGTCCTCAAGAGCGCCGCGCTGAAAAAGTCGACTCCCAGAGCGGTGTTGCAGGAGACGATCAGAGAACTGCTAAGAAATGTGTACGTTTCGCCTCGTTATGTTGTTACTGTTGCCCCAAGTCCCGAAAATCCCGTGGTGTATATTGAAATACTGTCTGCGTCTCCTTTGGAGGAGGGAGCTGGATTGATAACTCCCCAAACAAGCATAAAAATTAAGGAGGTGATCACTTTAGAATGGTACAGACATCTGTCAGAAGACACTGCGAAAACACCAATTGCGGGACTGGATGATGTGGGGAAGTCTTTGAAAGAAATGATTGATCTGCCTTTCCGCTTTCCAAAAACTTTCAAGAAGCTGGGTCTTTCTGTCCCGAATGGAGTTCTATTAATTGGGCCCCCAGGTGTAGGGAAAACGCTAATGGTAAAGGCAGTCGCAAAAGAACTGGGTGCGTATCTGTTTGGCATCAGTGGCCCAGCCCTCCATGGTTCAAGACCAGGAGAAGGTGAAGAGAATTTGCGAAGAGTCTTTGAAAAGGGCAGAGAGATGTCAAACGAGGGCCCAACCATTCTCTTTTTTGATGAGATTGATTCTTTATGCCCAAAGCGAGGAAGTTCCAGCAATGCTCCTGAAGATCGTATTGTTGCTCAGTTGCTGACGCTGCTGGATGGTGTAGGGAGTGAGGGCAAGATGGTCATTGTGGCAGCCACAAACAGGCCTGATGCCTTAGACCCTGCGCTGAGGAGACCTGGCCGATTTGACAGAGAGGTAAATAAACCCTGCTACTCATAcactcacatttttctttccttattgaGGTGGAAGGGGGCTGtaaataggtttttttaatgtcttctaGTCATAGTGGGATTCTTCAGGTTGGGACAGGTGTCTTGTTTCTGTCAGTAGTTTGCTGCAACTTGAGAATggttgttttggctttttttactCAGAACACTGAGAGCTCCATATACTTGAAAATGGATGGGAGGAGTCTTTTTGTTTCATCATAGAGACATTGACCTGATCTTCAGGGGGTTTGTTTGCTTACGGATGCTTAGCTTTACAggattggtttttttccatttaaatccTAGATTGAAGATTTGTGCATTTCTCCTTAAAAATTTATTGTGACAGAGAACTAGTAACCTGTTGCATCAAAACTTCTGTTCAGGTTTCAGTAACAGAGGTTGGGTCTACTCTGGAAAACTTCTCCTAGCCTAGTAgtccaaagaagaaaaacacatgcAGTTATACAACACACAGTGCTTGTGCTTgtattgtttattttcctggctAAACCAACTCCTAGGTCACCAATTTAATCaagttgtttaattttttgggatttataTATTGTtgagatatatttttatgatgATGTTTTACTGGGTTTTCAATAATGTATGAATGtttatctattttattttttcctatcaTATTAGTCTAATTTAGTGCTTGTGATataaggaaattattatttcagttttacgGGACTTGATAAATGCTATCTGTTagtgttttattaaaaactcTTTATGCAAACACTGTTCCCTTGGAAAGCAGATGGCATTTTAAATACTTGTCATTTGTATAGTGCTGGCAGTAGGTTTCCTGTAAAACTCTTTAGTTGGGatataagtatatataaatTTTCAGTAGCCAATATAAAGCAGAGACAAAATTGCTTGCTTAGGTCTGTAAAATAAATGCGTATGGCAAATTATCTActtaaattttttgtttattctgtttGGTTTAGGTTATTATTGGGACCCCAACAGTTACACAGAGAAGATCCATCCTGCAGTTGCTTACGTCTGACATGCCCATTTCTGCAGAGGTTGATTTGGCTAAGCTGGCAGAAATGACGACTGGGTATGTTGGAGCTGACCTTACAGCACTCTGCAGAGAAGCTGCCATGCAGGCTGTGTCCCGCAGCTCTTTGGTATGGTTGCAGATTAGTCAAGAGCCATGTCAGTAATATTTGTACTACCCTTTCCTCATTAATCCTTGAACAGCTCAACATGTTGAAGCTCAACTTGTTGCACCAAgcatattataaatataattatgttATTTTTGCTCATCCTTTCAGTTCTCACCTAGTTCTGTTACTGCATCTGTGGTTTAATAGTGCCATTTTATAGCCTACTTGAGATAAAATGTATTGCATTCTTCAGTGGGTGGTGAAAATGAATTTTGCAGCTTCTTTATTTCTACTCACAAGATTGTAGGATGAGATGTATGTTAACCCTGAAAGCAACTATTTGATTTAGCAGATCACTGTCTAACAGAGCTATAATTTAGGGACTAGTAGTTTTCTCTGAAAcattaatttctgttaaaattgtttttttcctgtgtaaaaACTTGCTATTAAAAagattatattttactttatgttGCGTTTTTGTGTCTGCAGTGTTTAAGCTCATTAGGTCAGGAATTTACTTCCTTATTAGTTGTATTTAGCCTTATGTGAAGCTTTTTGCAGATTAATGCAGCATTTaagtatttcattaaaatgttgtTAATATGCTCTATCTGGGCTTATTTTTCAGGATTCAACTGAAACTGAAACCATAATTAACATGGGAGATTTCcaagaagcttttaaaaaaattcaaccATCCTCTTTTCGAAGTGCAGTTGGACTAACAGAGTGTAAACCTGTGACTTGGGAGCAAATTGGTGGTCTTGAAGATGTGAAATTAAAGTTAAAACAGGTAACgtattaaattaatttagataAACAGCTAATTTCTGATATGTACTCCAAGATATTCTGTATCCTGCAttgtgaaaattatttcttttgcaaattACCTGattataaattgtattttaaacattattaCACTGTTGCCTTGCAGTCACAAGATACCACCACCAAGCTTATTACTATCCCATGATATAGTAATATCACGGGAAAATAGGCATATTTTTAGTAGCTAAAAAACACTTAACTTGTAGCTAGATAATTTTTCCATTCCTGAATATTTATCCAGGGATGGCTCTTTGCTGTTACCTCTTCAGGTTTGCTTTTAGTTctgtttcaaagagaaaatttaagCAAGGGGCATTATATGAAGAAAGACTAAATCATTATTCTCTGATTTCCAATTAATGTTTGTATCAAGGAGAGGAAATATTGTACTTGGCTGTTTTATTGATTGCTTGTTACTAAAATTTTCATCCCTTTTTTATGTACTGCCAGAGTATTGAGTGGCCTATGAAATTTCCTGAGGCGTTTGCCAGGATGGGCCTGTCTCATCCCAAGGGGATTCTTCTCTATGGGCCCTCTGGGTGTGCCAAAACCACGCTGGTGAAGGCTGTGGCCACAAGTTGTCActgttcctttctctctgtAAGTGGTGCTGACCTGTTCTCACCTTACGTTGGAGATTCAGAGAAGATTTTGTCTCAGGTACAGTTTTAATTTGTGTAGGTTCTGTAGTCtatttttggttgattttttgttgttgaaaagATGATAGAGCTCTCATCTGATTATAAAATAGAAGTGGCTTAGAGATTCACTTGTAAATAAAGTGAGAGTCTATCCCTAAAATTATACCAGTGTTAAACTTTGGATTTCTagccttttgttttcagttcatttaggaatataaaaaagaagcagaatttgCCAAAAGTAAATGTAAGCCAGAACAGGTGTTAAGAATCATTACAAATGTACCTtcaaagttaaataaaatacagagtaTATGTAAGTGGGATTCTTTTTTCACCTTACCTGATAGAATGCAGGcattaatgtttcattttattaacATTTGTTGAAAAGGTTTTTCGCCAAGCAAGAGCAAATACTCCAGCAATAATATTCCTAGATGAGATTGATTCTATCTTGGGATCTCGGGcgctctgcagagctggccaTGGTGTCTCAGAGCGggttctttctgttcttctcaatGAATTGGATGGGGTTGGGCTGAAAGTTACAGAAAGAAGAGGAGGCAAGCTGCAGCTTGAGGCTCAGTGCCAAGAACAAAGTGACGAGGAAAGAAAGGTATTTATGCTCCCTTTTCTGTATAGGAAGAATGAGAAGTGCTGTCCAGTTGTTTCAAAAATTTTACGTGTTGGCATTCACGTTTTAATCTTCAAATCATTGGACTTAAAAACATGCAAGAAGCTGTTTTACTCTGTCCTAATTACTAGTTTTTAGAAGATACTGTATATAGGCTGCTGATTGTTTTTACATATACTGTTCCTCAGTGAGGCTTTGTTTGACCAAAATACCCACCCAGGCTAATGAGTATTACTAGTTGAGTGTTCATCTTCTGTcacaaaaatccttttcttgACACTAAAGTAAATTTTTAGGTTGATTGTGTGATTTTTATTCCTAAACAAGTTCCTCCCTGTGCTTACTTTTTCTAAGTACTTCCCCTACTTCATTTGCAGTTTTTTCTCGCACATGATGCAtacaaaagcagcacagttaTGATCAGTTACTTATTTAAACACAAACCTGTACCTTCACTTGTCAGTGAATTGTTCACAACATTTAATATTTAGCTTTTTTGTATataaactttttcttcttatgatactcttgggggaaaaataaagaaaacagttcCAGAATTGTAGGATGGTGAATTTTTTTGCATATAGAAAAAAGGTTCTTCATTACAATCTGGTCAAAGGAAAGTCTTTATTTATTGCCAAGGCACATACTAACtatatttcttctttgtcaTGTAATCTGCCCTTCACCAAGGCATTTTTTAACCTcaagaaagataaaatactTATATCGAAGGGAAAGTAACTACATGTAAAATTAGGTTATCTTTTTGCCCTTCCCCTCTTCTCATTAGTAGTTAACTAATATCTTTTGATAATATCTATCTCAAACCATGTTGCACTAATTTGTTTACATGATCTCTTACTCAGCTAGAGTTTCAGGAAACTTTGAACAAAGATGTCATGGTAGTTGCTGCAACAAATAGACCAGATATGTTGGATGATGCCTTG
This window encodes:
- the SPATA5L1 gene encoding spermatogenesis-associated protein 5-like protein 1, which translates into the protein MEAAVLKLLPLDPGDEGTQRCRLGPAALSFLGARIGAPLRISLPGGCCVCTAWPRHDLADGYLQADLSCSSAGLAARELRGLSLSVGRLQLLPCAPLRAAALRVVLKSAALKKSTPRAVLQETIRELLRNVYVSPRYVVTVAPSPENPVVYIEILSASPLEEGAGLITPQTSIKIKEVITLEWYRHLSEDTAKTPIAGLDDVGKSLKEMIDLPFRFPKTFKKLGLSVPNGVLLIGPPGVGKTLMVKAVAKELGAYLFGISGPALHGSRPGEGEENLRRVFEKGREMSNEGPTILFFDEIDSLCPKRGSSSNAPEDRIVAQLLTLLDGVGSEGKMVIVAATNRPDALDPALRRPGRFDREVIIGTPTVTQRRSILQLLTSDMPISAEVDLAKLAEMTTGYVGADLTALCREAAMQAVSRSSLDSTETETIINMGDFQEAFKKIQPSSFRSAVGLTECKPVTWEQIGGLEDVKLKLKQSIEWPMKFPEAFARMGLSHPKGILLYGPSGCAKTTLVKAVATSCHCSFLSVSGADLFSPYVGDSEKILSQVFRQARANTPAIIFLDEIDSILGSRALCRAGHGVSERVLSVLLNELDGVGLKVTERRGGKLQLEAQCQEQSDEERKLEFQETLNKDVMVVAATNRPDMLDDALLRPGRLDKMIYIPPPDLKGRLSILKICTKKIPLDTDVSLQDVAGLTDLFSGADIENLCKEAALLALQENGLEATAVKQEHFVKSLQTVKPSLNIKDLEFYEKFSNQELAP